GCCGGCAGCCTGGCCGATCGTGCCAACAGTGTCTCCATCGGCGCGGCCGGTGCCGAGCGCCAGGTCACCAACATGGCCGCCGGTACAGCGGCGACCGATGCGGTCAACGTGGGCCAGTTGCAGGCTTCCGAGCAGGGCGCCCTGCGCTACGACCTCAACGGCGACGGCAGCGTCAACTACGCCAGCGCCACGCTGGGCCAGACCGGCACCGCGACCACGCTGCGCAACCTCGGCCCGGGCCAGGTCAGTGCCACCAGCAGTGAAGCCATCAACGGTGCACAGCTGTTCGCCGCCAACCAGGCCGTGGCCACCCACCTCGGTGGTGGTGCAGCGGTCAACGCCAGCGGCGTGCTGACCGCACCGACCTACTCGATCAACAACGTGGCCGCCAACGGCACGATCACCAAGGGCAACTACAACGACGTCGGCACCGCCTTCGACGCGGTCAGCAATTCGCTGGCCAACGTCGCCGACCAGACCGGCGAGATCGACAAGCTGGCGGTGAAGTACGACGTCGATGGCAGTGGCAACGTGATCAACAGTGTCTCGCTGAAGGGCACCGGCACCGGTGCGGTGAAGGTGACCAACGTGGCCGCGGGCAGCATCCTGGCCGGCAGCAGTGATGCCATCACCGGCGACCAGCTGTTCAGCACGAACAGCACCATCGCCAACTACTTCGGTGGCACCACCGCCTACAACGGCACCACCAACGTGTGGACCGCACCGAAGTTCAGCATCTCCAGCATCGCCACCGATGGCACCTTCACCAGCGGTGATTACAACAACGTCACCGCCGCATTCACCGCCGTGGATGGCTCGCTGAAGGTCCTCAACCAGCGCATCACCAATGGTGGCGGTGGCAGTGCCTACCTGGCGGTGAACTCGACGGCAGCGGCTGCAACGGCGGCCGGCGCGGAGGCGGTGGCGGTCGGCCCGCAGGCGAGTGCCGCAGGTGCCAACAGCGTGGCGGTCGGCAATGGCGCCAGTGCCAGCGCGGGCAACAGCGTGGCGCTGGGTGCCGGTTCGGTGGCCAGCGTCGGTGCGCAGGCAGGCTACACCGGTGCCTATGGGCAGACCGGTGCCAGCAACTCGGCAGGTGAGGTGTCGGTGGGCAGCACCGGCAGCGAGCGCAAGATCACCCATGTTGCTGATGGCTCCGACGACCACGATGCGACCAATGTCGGGCAGCTGAAGAACGGCGTGAACTACGCCATCGACCAGTCCAAGTCCTACACCGACCAGAAGATCCAGAACATCACCAATGTGGCCGGCAGCTTCCGCGCCAACAACACCAACAACCTGGCCGATCCGTCGGCCAGTGGTGCCAACTCGGCCGCCGGTGGCGCGGGTTCCGCCGCGGCGGGTGCCAACTCGACCGCGCTGGGCAATGGCTCGCAGGCACAGGCCGACAACTCGGTGGCGCTGGGTGCGGGCTCGGTGGCGAACCGTGCCAATACGGTGTCGGTGGGTGCCAGCGGTGCGGAACGCCAGGTGGTCAACGTGGCCGATGGCACGCAAGCGACCGATGCGGTCAATGTACGGCAGCTGCAGGCGTCGCAGCAGGGCACCCTCCGCTATGACACCACCACCAACGGTGCCACCAACTTCAACAGCGTGACCCTTGGCAGCACCACCAGTGGCCCGACCACGGTGCGCAATGTCGCCGCCGGCACCGCCGGCACCGACGCGGTCAACGTGGACCAGTTGAAGTCGGGCATGGCACAGACCCTGGATTGGTCGAAGGCCTACACCGACGAGCGCATGGGTGGCTTCGAGCGCGACCTGCGCAAGACCGACAACCGCGCCTCGGCCGGTATCGCTTCGGCGATGGCCACCGCAGCCCTGCCGCAGCCCAGCGAAGCGGGCCGCAGCATGGCCTCGGTCGCAGCCGGCAGCTACAACGGTGAGTCGGGCGTGGCGATCGGTATCTCCGGAGTCTCCGAAGGTGGTCGCTGGATCTACAAGTTCAGCGGCTCCACCAACAGCCGTGGCGAGGCCGGCGTGGCCGTCGGTGCCGGCATCCAGTGGTGATCCCCGCCGCCGGGTCGCAGGTGCGGCCCGGCATCGCGGAAACGTCTACAGGGGGAACGACATGAAACAGCATCGCATCGCCCGCACCGGCCAGCTGGCCGCTACGCTGGGCCTGATCCTGGGAATGGGGCTGCTGGCCGCGTGCCGCAGCCATGCGCCGGCCGCCGACGGTCCGGCCGAAGCCACCGCCGTCCACTTCCCGGACGCCTCCAAGGCCTCGCTGAAGGAGGGCATCTATCCCGATGTCGCCGACCTGCGCCGCTTCGCGCCGGGCATGAGCAAGCGCCAGCTCTACACCTTGTTGGGCACGCCGCATTTCAACGAAGGCATGTGGGGCGTGCGCGAGTGGAACTACCTGTTCAACTTCCGGACGGCGCAGGGTGCCGAATACTTCACCTGCCAGTTCCAGGTGCGATTCGACAGCAAGGGCATCGCCCAGGGCGGCTACTGGAAGCCGGAATCGTGCGCGGCCGTGCTCGAGCCGCCGCGGCCGCCAGCACCGCCGCCGCCGGCACCGTTACCGGAACAGCCGCTACGACTGTCTGCCGATGCGCTGTTCGGGTTTGACAGCGCCGTGCTCAGCGCAGAAGGCCAGCAGGCGGTGCAGGTGGTGTTGGCGCAGGTGCGCGAGGCCGCGCAGGTGCAGTCGATCCGGGTGACCGGGTACACCGATCGCATCGGCAGCGCCAGTTACAACCAGACGCTGTCGCAGCGCCGCGCCGAGGCCGTACGGAATGCCCTGGTGCAGGGCGGGGTGCCCGCCACCGCGATCAGTGCCGAAGGGCGGGGTGCGGCCGAGCCGATCGTGCAGTGCGAGCAACGCAACCGTCGCGAGCTGATCGCGTGCCTGGCCCCGAACCGGCGCGTGCAGATCGCCGGGATGGCCCAGCCGCGCTGACAGTCCCGCGCCGGGGAGTGTCCCGGTATACCGAGTCCCCCCTGACCGCCGGCAGGACGTGGTTACGTCTCCCCCGTCGACCACGCCTGCCGGCGGCTCAGGTTTTCTCCATGGTGCACGCGATGAATGCCCAATTCCTGCCTCTTTCCATGAAGACGGAAGCCACACTGAGTGTGTATGGCCAGCTCGGCAACCATGCCGTGGTGCGCATTCCCGGGCGGCGCCTGCCAGGGCTGATCCTGCAGGCCGATACCGTGGCCGGGTTCCTGGCGCAGTTGCAAGAGGCCCAGGCATGCCTGCGCAGCGGGCGCGCACAGCGCACCGACGCCGAGCTGGACATGCTTATCGACGTGTTGCAGCAGTGGTATGCGCTGATCGAATCGCGCCTGGCCGACGCCGGCGAGGCGCTGTAGAAGAAAAAGGGGACGGAGGGGATTAAGTCGTTTCCGGCACGGCTGGGGCATTGACGACTTAATCCCCTCCGTCCCCTTTTCTGTGTCATGCGCGTGCGCGGATCAACCAGCAGGCAGCGTCCACGCGGACCCGATCGCCCTCGATGAATGGCGTGAATGCTGCCAGCGCCTTGTCGCGGAGTGCAGCGGCGCGTTCTCCGGGCAGGTCTCGCAGGGCAAGACCCAGTGCACCGAGCTGCCCCACATAGGTCGGCAGTTCATTGCGGGCGAGGGAGCAGGGCAGGGCCACCGCAGTCACTTCGACGTCCTTCCAGCCGGCGGCCTGCAGCAGGTGGTGGATGCGTTCATCGTCGGCGAAGGCGAACTGCCCGGGTGCGCCAGGTCTCCGCGGTGGCAGATCCAGCTCATCACCGATGGCCCGCTCGGCGGTCGTCATGAACGGGTTTTCCTCTGCGCTGCGCCAGGCGATGAAGCGCAGGCCCGAATTCGGCCTGGCTGCACGATGCTGGTTGGCGAACGCGGCCCCGGTATCCTCGAAGAACATCACCCCCAACCGCGACTGGATCCAGTCGAAGTGCCCAGAGGGCAGAGGGTGCTGTTGCGCGTCTGCGACGATGAAGTCAGCGTCCAGCCCCGCCGTTTCCGCGCGCTTGCGCGCCATTGCCAGCATCGGTGCGGAGATGTCCACGCCGGTGCAGTGGGCGGCCGGACGTGCCGCGCCGGCGGCAAGCAGGCTCGCGCCCGTGCCGCATCCGATGTCGAGCAGTTGCGTGACGGTTTCTGGCAACTCGGCGACCAGCAGGTCGGCCATCGGCTGGAACAGGCCATCGAGGATGGCCTGCTGGGCGACCCAGATCTGGCCGCTGGGGCCATTCCAGAGGGTGTTCTGATCAACGGGGGATGTGCTGGCCATGGCCTTGCCTTGTCCGGAAGTGGCCCATAGGTTGCTGCTTGAAGACGACTTGAGGTCAAGCCCATGCGTGAACTGGATATCGGCGAGGTGGTGAAGCGCAGCGGGGTGCCGGCCTCGACCCTGCGCTACTACGAGCAGCTGGGGCTGTTGCAGGCGCTGGGGCGCCGTGGCCTGCGACGGCAGTATGACGAGCAGGTGCTGGAACGGCTGGCACTGATAGGGCTGGGCCAGGCCGCTGGGCTGTCGTTGCAGCAGATCGGGCTGTCATTGCCACGGCAGGGCTGTATCACCCTGGATCGCGAGGCGCTGCTGGCGCAGGCCGAGGTGCTGCAACGGCAGATCACGCAGCTGCAGCGGGTACGGCGGCATCTGCAGCGGGCTGCGGCATGCCCGCAGGCAGAGGATGCCCGGAAGTGCGGTTCGTTCCGGAAACTGTTGCGCGCGCAGCAGCGAATGGGTGGGTGAGAGGAGGGCATCCACGCATGGCGTGGATCTACTGCACCACGGCTTCGGCAGATCCACGCCATGCGTGTATGAATCAATCGCGGGTGCTGACTTCCCACGTGGCATGCAGCACGCCCGGTACGTGCTCCATCCGCGCCAGCACCACATCCAGCTCGTCGGCACTCACAGCGGTACTGACCAGCACGGCGATCACATCGGAGGGCGCGTCGGCATGCTCGACCACCTGCACGTCGCCTACCGGGTACTGTGCCGCTTCCAGCGCGTCGACCAGCCGTTCGCGCACCCGCGGCACGGCTTCGGCATCCACGCTCAGTCGCACTTCATAGGTGGCTTCGGTGGCGGCCTCGTTGATCGGAATGCGGTTGATCGCGTTTACCAGCGGCCGCAGCAGGGTATTGCCGGCGATGATCAGTACGGTCAGCAGCACGCCTTCGGCCAGCATGTCCGCACCGGTGCAGCTGCCCACCGCCGCCGAGCACCACAGGGTGGCGGCGGTGTTGAGGCCGCGCACGTTCATGCCTTCCTTCATGATCACGCCAGCGCCGAGGAAGCCGACGCCGGAGACCACGTAGGAGATCACCCGCACGGCTTCGGCGCTGCCGGCGATGCGCATGCCCAGGTCGACGAAGGCGGCCGCGCCTACGGCCACCAGTACGTTGGTGCGCAGGCCGGCGGTGCGCTGCCGGTATTGGCGCTCGGCACCGATCAACGTGCCCAGGACGAAGGCGGCCAGCAGGCTGACCACGGTGTCGGCGAAGGGACCGGCCTGGAAGGTTTCAATGAAGCGCATGGCCGGAGTCTACCCGGTCGAGGTGACAGTAGATCCACGCCATGCCTGGATTTCGAAAGTGCCAGAAACGACTTGATCCCCTCCGTCCCCTTCTTTGCGGGGTCAGTCGGTGTCCTCCACCCGCTCGCCCATCAGCTCGCGCTGGCGCTTGTCCAGTTCTTCGGCGTAGCGCTTGCGCACGAAGGCTTCGGAGACGACGCCCAGCACCTGGCCGTCGGCGCCGACCACCGCCAGCTCGTCGGCCTGGGTCTGGTCGAAGCGCTGCATCACGCTGACCACGTCGGAGGACGGTGCCAGCGAGACGTCACGGTTCTCGGCCAGTTCGCCGATCAGGGCTTCCGGCTTCACGCCATCGCCGTAGACCCGTGGAATCTGCACGATGCCGGCATAGTGGCCCTCGCTGTCGATCAGGATCACCCGGGTGCCCGAGCCCAGTGGAAAGCGTTGGCGGAAGGAGGCCACATCGAGATCGGCCGGGGCGGTGGCCACGCCCTTGCGCATCAGGCGCCCGGCATTGAGGTTCTGCACCCAGCCGACGTCGCGGGCGCTCTTGATGGTCTCGCCGCGCAGGTGCATGCGCCAGGTCGAGAACGAGTAGCCGAACCATTGCCGCACCAGTGTGCTGGACACCAGCACGGCGCTCATCACCACGCTGGTCAGCAGGAAGTCGTGAGTACCTTCCAGCACCAGCATGGCCATGGTCATTGGCGCACCAACGACGGCGGCGGCCAGTGCGGCCATGCCGGCCAGCGCGGCGGAGGTGGCATCGATCACCGGCACGCCGGTGGCCATGCCCAGCAGGCCGGCGAACAACGCGCCGACCAGGGTGCCCATGAACAGCGAAGCGAAGAACAGGCCGCCACGGAAGCCGAAGCCCAGCGAGATGCCAGAGGCCAGGCACTTCAGGGTCAGCAGGCCGCCGATCCAGATCAGCGGGAGATGCGTGGTCAGGTCCAGGTGCAGCGCGCCGTGGCCGGACGACAGCACCTGCGGGCTGGCCAGTGCCAATGGAATCAGCAGCAGGCCGCCGACCACCGGCCGGCCCCACGCGGGCAGCGGGCTGCGCTTGACCGTGCCTTCGATCGAAGCGATCAGGCGCATGATGGCAATGCCGACCATCGCGCAGCAGCAGCCGAGCAGGCCGTAGATGGCGTAGTCGGCGGCGCGCACGTCGATGGTCGAGGCAGCGGGCAGCAGATAGGCCTCGATCCCGGCCTGGTCGGCCACGAACGCGCCGGCCAGTGCGGCCACCGCCACCGGCGCCAACGCGGCCGGGGTGTAGGCGCCGATGACGATCTCGAACGCATAGAACGCACCGGCCAGCGGCGCACCAAACGCAGCGGCGATGGCGCCGGCGGCACCGGCACCGACCAGGATGCGCACGTCGTTCCGGCGCAGGCGCATCACCCGGCCCAACTGAGAGCCGCTGCCTGCGCCCATCTGCGTATACGAAGCCTCCAGGCCGACCGACGCGCCGCAGCCGTTGGACAGCAGGGTCTGGGTCAGCACGATCAGGTTGTCGCGCATCGACATGCGGCCACCGTGCAGGGCATTGGCTTCGACCGCGTCGAGCAGGGGCCGTTTCAGCCGCGTCGCCGCCAGGCTGACCAGGCCGACCAGCAGGCCACCCAGCGGCAGCACCAGCAGCGCTGTCCAGGTCAGCGCGGGCAGGGAGCTCAGGCGCATCCCTTCATCCAGCCCGTACAGGGAGCCTTGCAACCAACGTGCAATGCCGGACTGCAGCAGGGTCAGGTAGCCGGCGATCAGGCCGACCAGCAGCGCCAGCGCGATGAACCACAGGTCGCTACCGCGCAGCCGCAGGCGCAGGCCCTGGAAGGCCAGATGCAGGCGCGATGGCGAAACAGGCGAAGACATGGTGGCGGCATGATACGCCGCCACCGTGAGCGCCACCGTCACCGCATCGGGCGGCTACCGGCTCAGAAGCGGTAGCGGCCCTGCACGTAGAAGGTGCGCGGCGCGGCCACCATGCGGCCGGCGTTGCCATCGACGTTGCGGGTGTACCAGCGCTTGTCGGCCAGGTTGTTCACGCCCAGTGCGATCTCGCTGTCACCCAGGCCCGGCACCTGCCAGGCCACCTGCGCGTTCCACAGGCGCACGCCCGGCACGCGGCCCACGCGCGCATCAGCGGTTTCTTCCCAGGTGTTGGCGGCATCGGAGAACTGGCCGCTCTGGTGGGTGCTGGAGACATTGAAGGTCCAGCCGGCCAGCGCGTAGCGGGCGCCCACGCTGTCGGTGTCGCGCGAGTAGAACGGCACGTCCAGGCCACGGTTGTCGCCCGACTGCTGGATCGCCTTGGTCCAGGTGTAGTTGGCGTACAGCTCCAGACCGGCCAGCGCGCTGTCCTCGGCGAAGTGGTACTCCAGTGCGCTCTCCACGCCCTTGTGGTCGGTGGCACCAATGTTCTGGAAGGTGGGCGGGGTGATCCCCGGCACCTGCAGGATCTGGTTGTCGAAGCGCATCTTGAACACGGTCACTTCCGCGCGAAGTGCACCGTCCTGCCAGCGTGCGCCCAGTTCGGTGGTCTTTGCCACCTCCGGGTTCAGCGGATTGCTGGCGGTCTGCGAATTCAGCTGGATGTTCTGCACCGGTCCGAACGAGGTGGTGTAGTTGCCAAACACAGTCAGCTGCGGGGTCAGCAGGTAGGCGACGTTGATCGAGGGCAGCGCCTTGTCGTTGCGGCTGCTGAAGGTCGCCGTGCCACCGGCCTGGCGGCGGTCCATGTCGATCCATTCCATGCGCACGCCGGGCGTGATCCGCCACTGGCCGATCGCGATGCGGTCGTCGATGTAGAAGGCGTGCGCGTCGGTGGCGTTGTCGAAGCGGGTGGTGGCACTGGCCGCGCCGGTGCGGCGGGTTACGGTGTAGCTGCGGTCGTTGCCGCGCTCGCGCAGGAAGCGGTAGCCGGCGGTGATGTCATGCACCGTGCTGCCCAAGTGCAGGCGCTGGGTGTAGCGCGGCTCGATGCCAAGCACGCGGTAGTCTCGCGGCTGCACGGTCAGCTGGGTGTTGGCCGCGTTTATCAGCGAGCTGGCGCGGGTGCTTTCGTTGTAATAGGCCAGCACCTCGAACTCGCTGTTGGCCGACAACGTGTTGGTGTAGCCCAGGTCGATGCCGGTGCGATGGCCCTTCCAGAAGTCGGTCGGCCGGGTGTTCTGGAACGGGTCGGTCTTGTACTGCGCGCGGGTCAGGCCGCCCGGGGTCAGTGAGCGAACGTCGTAGTAGGACAGCTTGGCTCGCAGCTCCTGCTGTCCGTCGATGGCATAGGCGAACTTCAGCGCGAGATCGTTGAAGCGGTCATCGCTGCCCTGGCGCCAGCCGCGGCCATCCTGGCCGGAGTAGAGCAGGGCGGCGCCCAGCCCGTTGTCGCCGGTGCCGCCGAGGAAGGCGTTGTACTGGGTGCTGTCACCGCCGCCGTGGTCGTAGGCGGTGTAACGCACCCCGGCTTCGCCGTGCAGGCCGGTCCCGGTGGGAATGGCGCGGGTGCTGAAGTTGATGATGCCGCCCACGTTCTGCGGCCCGTAGCGCACCGCGCCGCCGCCACGCACCACGTCGATCGACTCGATGTTGGACAGGCTGGTCGGTGCGAACGACAGCTGCGGTTGGCCATACGGCGCTACCGCAAGCGGCACGCCGTCCAGCAGTACGGTCGAGCGCGGCGAGTAGCGGCCGGTGAGGCCACGCACGCCGATGTTCAGCGACACCGAGCTGCCGGCGGTGCCGGCGTTGTCGGTGACCTGCACGCCGGGGATGCGTCGCATCGCATCACCGATGCTCGCCGCGCCGCTGGCCTCGATGCGCTGGCGGTCGACTACGGTGCGTGCGCCGGCGAAGCTCCTGACGCTGTCATGCAGGCCGGTGCCCAGCCAGTTGCCGGAGACCTGGATGCTGTCCAGCGTGGTGGCGCTGTCCTGGGCGGAGGCGGTAGCGGCCGGCAGCAGGCACAGGGCAAGGGCGGCGGCCAGCGGCAGGCGGGCCGGTTGCATGGCGTGGGTGGGCATCGGTGCGGGCTGTGGAAGGTGGTAAATGAGAACCGCTTATTGCTGATTCCATTCGCCAATGGAATGCGCCGCCGGTTCACGCTGTTCCCCCGGTGGTAGAGTGGGCGATTGCTTCCTGACTCGCTGAGATCCGCCATGTCCCAAGCCGCCTTCTACCCCGTCGGAATCCCTGGCCAGCCGTGGGGAGCGGCGGAACGGGAGGCGTGGCGTGGCCGCCAGCAGCGCCTGCGCCGCTACGACGAGGAGGTGCTGCCGCGCATCGAGGCGCTGGCCTCCCGCTTCGAGAAGGTGGCCTATGGCCAGCTCGACTACGCTGGCGAGACCTACACCCTGTTCGCCCTGCGCAGCCGCGACTGGAACCCGGCGTTGCCGGCCGCGCTGGTTACAGGTGGCGTGCATGGGTATGAAACCAGCGGCGTGATGGGCGCGCTGGAGTTCCTTGAGAAGCATGGCACCGACTATGCAGGCAAGGCCAACCTGCTGGTGGCGCCGTGCGTGAACCCGTGGGGCTTCGAGCGCATCAACCGCTGGAACTTCGATGCGATCGATCCGAACCGCAATTTCCGCGCCGATGGCCCGGCCCGCGAATCGACCGCTGTCATCGAGCTGATCGCGCCTTACAAAGGCCAGTTCGTGCTGCATATCGACCTGCACGAAACCACCGACAGCGACGAGAGCGAGTTCCGCCCGGCGCTGGCCGCACGTGACGGCAAGCCGTTCGAGCCGGGCCTGATTCCCGATGGCTTCTATCTGGTGGATGACAGCGAGAACCCGCAGGCGGCGTTCCAGCAGGCGGTGATCGCCGCGGTGGAAAAGGTGACCCATATCGCCCCGGCCGACGACAAGGGCGAGATCATCGGTTCGCCGGTGGTGGCCCACGGCGTGATCGAATACCCGCTGGTGAAGCTGGGCCTGTGCGCTGGCATCACCGGTGCGAAGTACACCACCACCACCGAGGTCTACCCGGACAGCCCGCGCGCCACCCCGCAGCAGTGCAACGACGCCCAGGTGGCAGCGGTGTGCTCGGCGCTGGATTACGCGCTCGCCCATCGTTGATCGGTAGTGCCGGCCGCTGGCCGGCAACCGCGGGACACCGGGATTGCCGGCCAGCGGCCGGCACTACCTCATCCAAGCGCGTCGGCCCACCACAGGGCGGCTGGCCCCGGCGGCGTATCGCGACGCCACAACAGATCGCTGTGGATGCGCCGTGGCCAGCCGGGCAGGGTCAGTTCCACCAGCTGCCCGCGGTCGTAGCGCCGTACCAGCGCGCGTGGCAGCTCGGCCCAGCCGATGCCGTCCTCGGCCATCTCCATCACCATCAGGTAGTCGGTGGCGGTCCATGCCAGGCCCGTGGCCGCGCGGGTGTGGTCGACCTCCGCGCTCAACCGCACCTGCCGGTGCCGTGCCAGCTGGGAAGCCGCGCGCCGGCCGGCGTCGGCCAGCAGATGGCCGCGCGCCACATACACCGACAGTTCGCTGTGGTGCGCCAACGGTCGCGCCACCAGTCCGTCCGGATAGCTTTCCTGGCGTGGCAGCAGGCCCAGCGCGGCGCGACCACTGCCGACCAGTTCCAGCACGTCATCGCCTTCGGCATCCAGCCATTCCAGTTCGATCTCGGGGAACGCTTCGGCAAAGCGCTGCAACACGCGCTGCTCCGGATCGAGCTGGTAGACGTCGGAGAACACCACGGTCAGCCGCGCTTCGACCGGGGCGGCCAAGCGAACGCTCAACTGCTGCAGGCGCGCATCGGCGGCAAGGATCTCCTGTGCGTGGCCCAGTACCTGGCGCCCGGCCTCGGTCAGCTGCGGGTAGCGCCCGCTGCGATCAAACAGGCTCACGCCCAGGTCGGCCTCCAGGTGGGCGATGGCGGTGCTGACCGTCGATTGGGTCTTGCGCAGGCGGCGCGCGGCTGCCGAGAACGAGCCCAGTGCGGCCGCTTCGACGAACGCCTGCAGGGATTCAGGGGAGTAGGGCATTGATCCATCGCTCCTGTCGATGGAATCCATTTTGAATCGACCGTAAAAGGCGATGATACTGGCCGCTGTCGCCCCTGTCTGCGGGGTGTTCCGGATCATCCACGCATGGCGTGGGTCCAATGAGGGCGGGGCGCTGTCCCCGTCCCGCAAGGAGTTTCACATGTCCCGTACTGTTCCCGCCCGTGGCGCGCTGGTCGCCTGGGCCTGCCTGACCGTGGCGATCGTTGCCGAAGTGGTCGGCACCTCGTTCATGGCCCATGCCGCCCGCGACGGTGGCTGGACCGGCTACCTGATCATGGCCGGCGCGCTGGCGCTGTCCTACTACTTCCTGGCGCTGTCGGTGCGCCGCATCGCGGTCGGTGTCGCCTACGCGGTGTGGGAAGGCCTGGGCCTGACTCTGCTGACCGTGGTCGGCCTCACCGTGTTCGGCGAGAGCCTGTCGCTTCAGCAGCTGGCCGGTCTGGTGCTGGCGGTGGTCGGCATCGTCTGTGTCACCCTCGGGGAGGCGCACTGATGAATACCCTGGCCCTGTTTTTCGTGATCTGTTCGGCCTTGATCGACGTCGCCGCCAACATGATGGTGGCCAGGTCGGAAGGCTTCCGCCGCTGGCGCTGGGGTGTCGGCGCGATCGTCATGGTCTGGGTCGCCTTCGCACTGCTGGGCCAGGCGGTGCGCTACATGGACCTGGCCACCGCCTATGCGATGTGGGGTGCAATCGGCGTGATCGGTACCGCCACCTGCGGCCGCCTGCTG
This genomic window from Stenotrophomonas maltophilia contains:
- a CDS encoding OmpA family protein, producing MKQHRIARTGQLAATLGLILGMGLLAACRSHAPAADGPAEATAVHFPDASKASLKEGIYPDVADLRRFAPGMSKRQLYTLLGTPHFNEGMWGVREWNYLFNFRTAQGAEYFTCQFQVRFDSKGIAQGGYWKPESCAAVLEPPRPPAPPPPAPLPEQPLRLSADALFGFDSAVLSAEGQQAVQVVLAQVREAAQVQSIRVTGYTDRIGSASYNQTLSQRRAEAVRNALVQGGVPATAISAEGRGAAEPIVQCEQRNRRELIACLAPNRRVQIAGMAQPR
- a CDS encoding DUF6959 family protein, which codes for MNAQFLPLSMKTEATLSVYGQLGNHAVVRIPGRRLPGLILQADTVAGFLAQLQEAQACLRSGRAQRTDAELDMLIDVLQQWYALIESRLADAGEAL
- a CDS encoding class I SAM-dependent methyltransferase, with amino-acid sequence MASTSPVDQNTLWNGPSGQIWVAQQAILDGLFQPMADLLVAELPETVTQLLDIGCGTGASLLAAGAARPAAHCTGVDISAPMLAMARKRAETAGLDADFIVADAQQHPLPSGHFDWIQSRLGVMFFEDTGAAFANQHRAARPNSGLRFIAWRSAEENPFMTTAERAIGDELDLPPRRPGAPGQFAFADDERIHHLLQAAGWKDVEVTAVALPCSLARNELPTYVGQLGALGLALRDLPGERAAALRDKALAAFTPFIEGDRVRVDAACWLIRARA
- a CDS encoding MerR family transcriptional regulator codes for the protein MRELDIGEVVKRSGVPASTLRYYEQLGLLQALGRRGLRRQYDEQVLERLALIGLGQAAGLSLQQIGLSLPRQGCITLDREALLAQAEVLQRQITQLQRVRRHLQRAAACPQAEDARKCGSFRKLLRAQQRMGG
- a CDS encoding MgtC/SapB family protein; its protein translation is MRFIETFQAGPFADTVVSLLAAFVLGTLIGAERQYRQRTAGLRTNVLVAVGAAAFVDLGMRIAGSAEAVRVISYVVSGVGFLGAGVIMKEGMNVRGLNTAATLWCSAAVGSCTGADMLAEGVLLTVLIIAGNTLLRPLVNAINRIPINEAATEATYEVRLSVDAEAVPRVRERLVDALEAAQYPVGDVQVVEHADAPSDVIAVLVSTAVSADELDVVLARMEHVPGVLHATWEVSTRD
- a CDS encoding chloride channel protein; the protein is MSSPVSPSRLHLAFQGLRLRLRGSDLWFIALALLVGLIAGYLTLLQSGIARWLQGSLYGLDEGMRLSSLPALTWTALLVLPLGGLLVGLVSLAATRLKRPLLDAVEANALHGGRMSMRDNLIVLTQTLLSNGCGASVGLEASYTQMGAGSGSQLGRVMRLRRNDVRILVGAGAAGAIAAAFGAPLAGAFYAFEIVIGAYTPAALAPVAVAALAGAFVADQAGIEAYLLPAASTIDVRAADYAIYGLLGCCCAMVGIAIMRLIASIEGTVKRSPLPAWGRPVVGGLLLIPLALASPQVLSSGHGALHLDLTTHLPLIWIGGLLTLKCLASGISLGFGFRGGLFFASLFMGTLVGALFAGLLGMATGVPVIDATSAALAGMAALAAAVVGAPMTMAMLVLEGTHDFLLTSVVMSAVLVSSTLVRQWFGYSFSTWRMHLRGETIKSARDVGWVQNLNAGRLMRKGVATAPADLDVASFRQRFPLGSGTRVILIDSEGHYAGIVQIPRVYGDGVKPEALIGELAENRDVSLAPSSDVVSVMQRFDQTQADELAVVGADGQVLGVVSEAFVRKRYAEELDKRQRELMGERVEDTD
- a CDS encoding TonB-dependent receptor family protein gives rise to the protein MPTHAMQPARLPLAAALALCLLPAATASAQDSATTLDSIQVSGNWLGTGLHDSVRSFAGARTVVDRQRIEASGAASIGDAMRRIPGVQVTDNAGTAGSSVSLNIGVRGLTGRYSPRSTVLLDGVPLAVAPYGQPQLSFAPTSLSNIESIDVVRGGGAVRYGPQNVGGIINFSTRAIPTGTGLHGEAGVRYTAYDHGGGDSTQYNAFLGGTGDNGLGAALLYSGQDGRGWRQGSDDRFNDLALKFAYAIDGQQELRAKLSYYDVRSLTPGGLTRAQYKTDPFQNTRPTDFWKGHRTGIDLGYTNTLSANSEFEVLAYYNESTRASSLINAANTQLTVQPRDYRVLGIEPRYTQRLHLGSTVHDITAGYRFLRERGNDRSYTVTRRTGAASATTRFDNATDAHAFYIDDRIAIGQWRITPGVRMEWIDMDRRQAGGTATFSSRNDKALPSINVAYLLTPQLTVFGNYTTSFGPVQNIQLNSQTASNPLNPEVAKTTELGARWQDGALRAEVTVFKMRFDNQILQVPGITPPTFQNIGATDHKGVESALEYHFAEDSALAGLELYANYTWTKAIQQSGDNRGLDVPFYSRDTDSVGARYALAGWTFNVSSTHQSGQFSDAANTWEETADARVGRVPGVRLWNAQVAWQVPGLGDSEIALGVNNLADKRWYTRNVDGNAGRMVAAPRTFYVQGRYRF
- a CDS encoding M14 family metallopeptidase, with product MSQAAFYPVGIPGQPWGAAEREAWRGRQQRLRRYDEEVLPRIEALASRFEKVAYGQLDYAGETYTLFALRSRDWNPALPAALVTGGVHGYETSGVMGALEFLEKHGTDYAGKANLLVAPCVNPWGFERINRWNFDAIDPNRNFRADGPARESTAVIELIAPYKGQFVLHIDLHETTDSDESEFRPALAARDGKPFEPGLIPDGFYLVDDSENPQAAFQQAVIAAVEKVTHIAPADDKGEIIGSPVVAHGVIEYPLVKLGLCAGITGAKYTTTTEVYPDSPRATPQQCNDAQVAAVCSALDYALAHR
- a CDS encoding LysR family transcriptional regulator yields the protein MPYSPESLQAFVEAAALGSFSAAARRLRKTQSTVSTAIAHLEADLGVSLFDRSGRYPQLTEAGRQVLGHAQEILAADARLQQLSVRLAAPVEARLTVVFSDVYQLDPEQRVLQRFAEAFPEIELEWLDAEGDDVLELVGSGRAALGLLPRQESYPDGLVARPLAHHSELSVYVARGHLLADAGRRAASQLARHRQVRLSAEVDHTRAATGLAWTATDYLMVMEMAEDGIGWAELPRALVRRYDRGQLVELTLPGWPRRIHSDLLWRRDTPPGPAALWWADALG
- a CDS encoding SMR family transporter, with product MSRTVPARGALVAWACLTVAIVAEVVGTSFMAHAARDGGWTGYLIMAGALALSYYFLALSVRRIAVGVAYAVWEGLGLTLLTVVGLTVFGESLSLQQLAGLVLAVVGIVCVTLGEAH
- a CDS encoding DMT family transporter, producing MNTLALFFVICSALIDVAANMMVARSEGFRRWRWGVGAIVMVWVAFALLGQAVRYMDLATAYAMWGAIGVIGTATCGRLLFGNRLRPIGWVGIALVTAAVLLLSTAK